One window of Mixophyes fleayi isolate aMixFle1 chromosome 3, aMixFle1.hap1, whole genome shotgun sequence genomic DNA carries:
- the LOC142143447 gene encoding cytochrome P450 2K1-like: MITIDPVTILLSVVVILFLANVFNNRKQDNDKNFPPGPTPLPIIGNMNIIDVAKPHNTFIELSKKYGSVFSVQLGLEKMVILCGYDTVKDALINYAEEFSERANSPMFEKTSRGHGVIFAHGENWKVMRRFALSTLRDYGMGKKSIENKITEECECLMQTFRSYKGKPFNNLTIINTAVANIIVSILLGRRYEYDDPTILRLMRFTNENVRNLQSHMVRLYNSYPSVIGWLPGSHRKVIENNDEMQEFVKETFTKQKKELDINDQRNLIDSFLAKQQEGKAESALYYHNDNLAVLVSDLFAAGMETTTTTLRWGLLLMMKYPEIQKKVQNEIESVIGSAQPQTEHRKEMPYTDAVIHEIQRFGDIVPGNVPHAASQDVTFRGYFIPKGTTVIPVLSSVLRDKAYFEKPEQFCPEHFLDSEGNFKKNEAFIPFSLGKRSCAGETLAKAELFVFFTTLLQNFTFQAPPGAKLDLTPALGFTNAPLPHEICAIPRS; the protein is encoded by the exons ATGATTACCATTGACCCGGTCACAATTCTTCTTTCTGTTGTTGTCATCCTATTTTTGGCCAATGTTTTTAACAACAGAAAACAAGACAATGACAAGAATTTCCCCCCTGGACCAACTCCTTTACCGATCATTGGAAATATGAACATCATTGACGTGGCAAAACCCCATAATACATTTATAGAG TTGTCCAAGAAGTACGGCTCAGTATTCAGCGTCCAGTTAGGGTTAGAAAAGATGGTCATCCTGTGTGGTTATGACACTGTGAAAGATGCTCTAATCAACTATGCTGAGGAATTTTCTGAACGAGCCAATTCACCAATGTTTGAGAAAACATCAAGAGGACATG GTGTTATCTTTGCTCATGGTGAGAACTGGAAAGTGATGAGACGATTTGCTCTTTCAACACTACGAGATTATGGGATGGGGAAGAAAAGCATAGAAAACAAGATCACTGAGGAATGTGAATGTTTAATGCAGACGTTTAGATCCTATAAAG GAAAACCCTTTAATAATTTGACCATCATTAACACTGCTGTAGCCAATATAATAGTGTCCATACTACTCGGTCGTAGATATGAATATGATGATCCAACCATACTGAGGCTCATGAGATTCACTAATGAAAATGTCAGGAACCTGCAAAGCCATATGGTCAGG ttgtaCAATAGTTATCCCTCTGTGATAGGCTGGCTACCTGGGAGTCACAGAAAAGTCATCGAAAACAATGATGAGATGCAGGAATTTGTAAAAGAGACATTtacaaaacagaagaaagaatTGGACATAAATGATCAGAGGAATCTTATTGATTCATTCCTTGCCAAACAACAAGAG GGAAAGGCAGAATCTGCTTTGTATTACCACAATGACAATCTAGCCGTACTAGTCAGCGATCTGTTTGCTGCTGGAATGGAAACAACCACAACTACTCTGCGATGGGGTCTTCTGCTAATGATGAAATACCCTGAAATTCAAA AAAAAGTGCAAAATGAAATTGAAAGTGTGATTGGATCAGCTCAACCACAAACAGAGCATAGGAAAGAAATGCCGTACACTGACGCGGTCATTCATGAAATTCAGCGATTTGGTGATATTGTACCGGGTAATGTCCCACATGCCGCTTCTCAAGATGTCACATTCAGAGGATATTTTATTCCAAAG GGCACCACAGTTATCCCAGTACTGTCCTCTGTACTGAGAGATAAAGCCTACTTTGAGAAACCAGAACAGTTTTGCCCAGAACATTTTCTCGACTCAGAGGGAAATTTTAAGAAGAATGAAGCGTTCATACCTTTCTCATTAG GTAAAAGAAGTTGTGCTGGAGAGACCCTAGCCAAAGCGGAGCTGTTTGTGTTCTTCACGACCCTGCTACAAAACTTCACATTCCAGGCTCCACCTGGAGCTAAACTGGACCTCACCCCTGCATTAGGGTTTACTAATGCACCATTACCTCATGAAATCTGTGCTATACCTCGCAGCTAG